A single Providencia manganoxydans DNA region contains:
- a CDS encoding DMT family transporter, whose product MKNLIFPLIAVLLWSINAIVNKAAATAIDPAAISFYRWALALLVMTPFVLRSVLRHWSVVKKHWWQLAILGALGMMLYQSLAYYAAHSVSATFMGIMNSLIPLLTVVISIFVLRVIPTVGIFIGTLLSLVGLVWLVSQGNPATLFSQGLGTGELLMLIASAAYALYGVLTKRWAIQLSSWDSLYVQIFFGVLLLIPNFLLADDVSLNSHNIGLVAFAGIAASIIAPAMWIQGVMRLGANTTSIFMNLAPVFTAIIAIFALGEELKSYHLLGGGVVLLGVMLAQQLRTPLTDLFKSKKHIEQKKDCVNDNSQ is encoded by the coding sequence ATGAAAAATTTAATCTTTCCGTTAATAGCGGTTTTACTGTGGTCAATCAATGCGATTGTCAATAAAGCGGCTGCAACGGCCATCGATCCTGCGGCAATATCTTTTTACCGTTGGGCATTAGCACTATTAGTCATGACTCCATTCGTACTGCGTTCAGTTCTTAGGCATTGGTCGGTTGTCAAAAAACATTGGTGGCAATTAGCCATTTTAGGGGCACTAGGCATGATGCTTTATCAAAGCCTTGCTTATTATGCGGCCCACTCAGTCAGCGCAACCTTTATGGGGATCATGAACTCACTTATCCCATTGCTAACCGTGGTAATTAGTATATTTGTCCTACGAGTCATTCCAACGGTCGGTATTTTTATCGGTACACTACTGTCATTGGTTGGGTTAGTTTGGCTAGTGAGTCAAGGAAACCCTGCCACTCTATTTTCTCAAGGACTTGGTACAGGTGAGCTATTGATGTTAATTGCCTCCGCAGCCTATGCTTTATATGGCGTACTGACTAAACGTTGGGCAATTCAGTTATCAAGTTGGGATTCACTGTATGTGCAGATTTTCTTTGGTGTGCTCCTATTAATACCTAACTTTTTATTGGCTGACGATGTTTCACTCAATAGCCATAATATTGGTCTTGTGGCCTTCGCAGGGATTGCAGCATCAATTATCGCCCCTGCGATGTGGATCCAAGGTGTGATGCGCTTAGGTGCCAATACAACATCTATCTTTATGAATTTAGCGCCAGTATTTACAGCAATTATCGCGATTTTTGCGCTCGGCGAAGAATTAAAAAGCTACCATCTATTAGGCGGCGGAGTGGTCTTACTTGGTGTAATGTTAGCACAACAATTACGCACGCCACTGACTGATCTTTTCAAGAGTAAAAAACACATTGAGCAGAAAAAAGATTGCGTAAACGATAACAGCCAGTAA